One Streptomyces sp. NBC_00554 DNA segment encodes these proteins:
- a CDS encoding MarR family transcriptional regulator, with protein sequence MAAVVRQWQTVRPDLDTGPMEIIGRINRCAALLQQAEDAPLRRAGLTRPEFDVLGTLRRTGHELTPSEIARETFSSGAAVTKRLKQLTERGLVERRGDTRDRRVAHVRLTDEGRELVDGILPEQLAYETTVLSGTDLDRQHELAELLGDLLGQLEGRLGMPRA encoded by the coding sequence ATGGCGGCGGTGGTGCGGCAGTGGCAGACCGTGCGGCCCGACCTCGACACCGGGCCCATGGAGATCATCGGCCGTATCAACCGGTGTGCCGCGCTCCTTCAGCAGGCGGAGGACGCGCCGCTGCGCCGGGCCGGACTCACCCGCCCCGAGTTCGACGTCCTCGGCACGCTGCGGCGGACCGGGCACGAGCTGACGCCCAGCGAGATCGCCCGGGAGACGTTCTCCTCCGGTGCCGCCGTCACCAAGCGCCTCAAGCAGCTGACCGAGCGAGGCCTGGTCGAGCGGCGCGGTGACACCCGTGACCGCCGGGTCGCGCACGTCCGGCTGACCGACGAGGGGCGCGAACTCGTCGACGGCATCCTCCCGGAACAGCTCGCCTACGAGACGACAGTCCTGTCCGGGACCGACCTCGACCGGCAGCACGAACTGGCCGAACTGCTGGGCGACTTGCTCGGCCAACTTGAGGGCCGGCTGGGCATGCCGCGCGCCTGA
- a CDS encoding VOC family protein, with the protein MKLDRPVTGGPCWTELGTSDLEAAKRFYADLFGWRPETDPRQEAGGYTVAHLGDAAVAALSPLYQESQPVAWSVSFAVADADAAVAAVQAAGGTVVLGPMDVFDIGRFAVAFDPGGAAFQLWQARSFPGAGLFNAPGALGWVELLTRAPDRVTEFYTTVFGWTVNASEHYTQWGVDGADFGGMVTMDEKFPHEVPSHWLPYFAVENVEATADAALQAGGHLLMEPMSQSPSRRIAVVRDPQGAAFGVYTAGEEG; encoded by the coding sequence ATGAAGCTCGACAGGCCGGTGACCGGCGGACCCTGCTGGACGGAGCTGGGGACCAGCGATCTCGAAGCGGCCAAGCGCTTCTACGCCGACCTGTTCGGCTGGCGCCCGGAGACGGACCCGCGCCAGGAGGCGGGCGGCTACACCGTGGCGCACCTCGGTGATGCCGCGGTCGCCGCCCTGTCGCCGCTGTACCAGGAGTCGCAGCCGGTCGCCTGGAGCGTCTCGTTCGCCGTGGCCGACGCGGATGCCGCCGTGGCAGCGGTGCAGGCGGCCGGCGGCACAGTGGTCCTCGGCCCGATGGACGTGTTCGACATCGGCCGTTTCGCCGTCGCCTTCGACCCGGGCGGCGCCGCCTTCCAGCTGTGGCAGGCGCGGTCCTTCCCCGGCGCGGGGCTGTTCAACGCTCCGGGCGCCCTCGGCTGGGTGGAGCTGCTGACCCGCGCCCCGGACCGGGTCACGGAGTTCTACACGACGGTGTTCGGCTGGACCGTGAACGCCTCCGAGCACTACACGCAGTGGGGTGTCGACGGCGCCGACTTCGGCGGCATGGTGACCATGGACGAGAAGTTCCCGCACGAGGTGCCCTCGCACTGGCTGCCCTACTTCGCCGTCGAGAACGTGGAGGCCACGGCGGACGCGGCCCTCCAGGCGGGCGGCCACCTGCTCATGGAGCCCATGTCCCAGTCGCCCAGCCGGCGGATCGCCGTCGTGCGGGATCCACAGGGAGCTGCGTTCGGCGTCTATACGGCGGGCGAGGAGGGCTAG
- a CDS encoding VOC family protein — translation MVHVLSSRTLLRPTDPERSRAFYGEKLGLAVYREFGTGPERGTVYFLGGGFLEVAGRSKTPPSPAVKLWLQVADAAAAYEELAAAGVEVLRPPVKEPWGLIEMWIADPDGTEIVVVEIPADHPLRYRP, via the coding sequence ATGGTGCATGTACTGAGCAGCCGAACCCTCCTGCGCCCCACCGACCCGGAGCGCTCCCGTGCCTTCTACGGCGAGAAGCTGGGGCTCGCCGTCTACCGCGAGTTCGGTACGGGACCCGAACGCGGCACCGTCTACTTCCTCGGCGGCGGCTTCCTGGAGGTCGCGGGCCGCTCCAAGACCCCGCCGTCCCCCGCGGTCAAGCTGTGGCTCCAGGTCGCGGACGCGGCGGCGGCGTACGAGGAACTGGCGGCCGCCGGTGTCGAGGTCCTGCGGCCGCCGGTGAAGGAGCCGTGGGGGCTGATCGAGATGTGGATCGCGGATCCGGACGGCACCGAGATCGTGGTCGTGGAGATCCCGGCGGACCATCCGTTGCGTTACCGGCCCTGA
- a CDS encoding GNAT family N-acetyltransferase: protein MDTTASTGLTFRDATDSDVDALVALIESAYRGDSSRAGWTTEADILEGQRIDPEGVLAVIKSPDSRLLTVERDGSVVACCQLEHRGDHAYFGMFAVSPALQGAGLGKVIIAEAERHARETWGVEEMHMTVISVREDLIAWYERRGYRRTGRMTPFPYGDERFGVPQRDDLQFELLVKPLG, encoded by the coding sequence ATGGACACCACCGCCTCCACCGGACTGACCTTCCGCGATGCCACCGACAGCGATGTGGACGCTCTGGTCGCGCTGATCGAGTCGGCGTACCGCGGGGACTCCAGTCGGGCGGGCTGGACCACGGAGGCCGACATCCTCGAAGGGCAGCGGATCGACCCCGAGGGTGTGCTCGCGGTCATCAAGTCACCGGACAGCCGGCTGCTGACCGTCGAGCGCGACGGTTCGGTCGTCGCCTGCTGCCAGCTCGAACACCGCGGTGACCACGCCTACTTCGGGATGTTCGCGGTCAGCCCCGCGCTCCAGGGTGCGGGCCTCGGCAAGGTGATCATCGCCGAGGCGGAGCGGCACGCGCGCGAGACCTGGGGCGTCGAGGAGATGCACATGACGGTGATCTCCGTACGCGAGGACCTCATCGCCTGGTACGAGCGGCGCGGCTACCGCCGCACGGGAAGGATGACGCCCTTCCCGTACGGCGACGAGCGCTTCGGTGTCCCGCAGCGCGACGACCTGCAGTTCGAGCTGCTGGTCAAGCCGCTCGGATAA
- a CDS encoding FUSC family protein yields the protein MSSAIPGPPRVRRLPLAGVLRVGRPSDIWFKPALSVVASVAPPNLTLAALGRLDLAMYTMAGSLCALYAHNRPYAARARALAWVVLGMLGGLAVALVTASLTTDAVVLVTVGALLAAVQRVLCDATRIGPPGHLIFAFISSASLFSPGTLGQVPGHLALAAAGGAWAWLVGMAPGLVRPHGPERRATAHALNAVAAYAGTRGGGEGAARARAAAVAAVHGAWEVLLATGARSAPRRALERLVVRAEIALAAPAATEPERLRSWARELRGNGPVPRPGDLADAADELLGMEAELAFGKRSLLRRLGPLAPIALRTALGCALAGYASLALGVGRPYWALVTAASLYQANVTLTWSRGVQRVVGNLVGVLVFAAVVPLAHLGKVALVLCVLAFNFGAEALIGRNYWLGSICVTPMALLITEFARSQQPGELITDRVVDTLVGALIGFVAAVAVTNRRAGDRIEHALSAVERAREHAARVLARDHPEPGALESARRGLAATVVDLRATADTAAGEWWQRALPEDRVMPVEHAAHRTLAATVRRQGLHSLEGARA from the coding sequence ATGAGTAGTGCAATCCCTGGACCCCCGCGTGTACGTCGTCTTCCGCTGGCCGGTGTGCTGCGTGTCGGCCGCCCCTCCGACATCTGGTTCAAGCCCGCACTCAGCGTCGTCGCCTCGGTCGCTCCGCCGAATCTGACTCTCGCGGCGCTCGGCAGGCTGGACCTGGCGATGTACACGATGGCCGGGTCGCTCTGCGCGCTCTACGCCCACAACCGTCCCTACGCCGCCCGGGCCCGCGCCCTCGCCTGGGTGGTGCTCGGCATGCTCGGCGGTCTCGCCGTCGCCCTGGTCACCGCCTCGCTCACCACCGACGCCGTCGTGCTGGTCACCGTCGGCGCCCTGCTCGCCGCCGTACAGAGGGTGCTCTGCGACGCCACGCGCATCGGTCCGCCCGGGCATCTGATCTTCGCCTTCATCAGCTCCGCGTCCCTGTTCTCGCCGGGGACCCTGGGGCAGGTCCCCGGCCACCTCGCGCTGGCCGCCGCGGGAGGTGCCTGGGCCTGGCTCGTCGGAATGGCCCCGGGGCTCGTCCGCCCGCACGGGCCTGAGCGCCGGGCCACCGCGCACGCGCTGAACGCCGTGGCCGCGTACGCCGGGACGCGGGGCGGCGGAGAAGGGGCCGCCCGTGCCCGTGCCGCCGCGGTCGCCGCCGTGCACGGGGCCTGGGAGGTGCTGCTCGCCACCGGCGCCCGCTCCGCTCCGAGGCGCGCCCTCGAACGGCTCGTCGTACGCGCCGAGATCGCCCTGGCCGCGCCCGCCGCCACGGAGCCCGAGCGGCTGCGCAGCTGGGCCCGCGAACTGCGCGGCAACGGGCCGGTGCCGCGTCCGGGCGACCTCGCTGACGCCGCGGACGAGCTCTTGGGCATGGAGGCCGAACTCGCCTTCGGGAAGCGGTCGTTGCTGCGCCGCCTCGGCCCTCTCGCGCCCATCGCCCTGCGCACCGCACTCGGCTGCGCCCTCGCCGGATACGCCTCGCTCGCGCTCGGTGTCGGCCGCCCGTACTGGGCCCTGGTCACGGCCGCCTCGCTCTACCAGGCCAACGTCACCCTGACCTGGAGCCGGGGTGTGCAGCGCGTCGTCGGCAACCTCGTCGGGGTACTGGTCTTCGCGGCGGTCGTGCCGCTCGCCCACCTCGGGAAGGTGGCCCTCGTGCTGTGCGTCCTCGCCTTCAACTTCGGTGCCGAAGCGCTGATAGGCCGCAACTACTGGCTCGGCAGCATCTGCGTGACCCCCATGGCCCTGCTGATCACCGAGTTCGCACGCTCCCAGCAGCCCGGCGAACTGATCACCGACCGGGTCGTGGACACCCTCGTCGGCGCCCTGATCGGCTTCGTGGCCGCGGTCGCCGTGACCAACCGGCGGGCCGGCGACCGCATCGAGCACGCCCTCTCCGCCGTGGAGCGCGCCCGCGAGCACGCCGCGCGGGTCCTCGCCCGCGACCACCCCGAGCCCGGAGCCCTGGAGTCCGCCCGCCGCGGCCTCGCCGCCACCGTCGTCGACCTCCGCGCCACCGCCGACACGGCCGCCGGCGAATGGTGGCAGCGCGCCTTGCCGGAGGACCGGGTGATGCCGGTCGAGCACGCCGCACACCGTACGCTCGCCGCGACGGTACGACGGCAGGGACTGCACTCCTTGGAGGGCGCACGGGCATGA
- a CDS encoding glycerophosphodiester phosphodiesterase, which produces MNFLTIGHRGVMGVEPENTLRSFIAAQQAGLDLIELDLHLSKDGALVVMHDAEVDRTTDGSGPIAEKTLSELRALDAGRGERVPVFEEVLDAIPTPIQAEIKDVAAARALAEVMHRRDLVGRVEVSSFHDEAVDEITRLVPGVRTALIASRYGTDVVDRAVDVGAATVCLNIRRLTLEVVEHARKADLRIIGWVVNTQDQLRLVRALQLDGATTDYPEIKRTGRFTA; this is translated from the coding sequence ACCGCGGAGTGATGGGTGTCGAACCCGAGAACACCCTCCGTTCCTTCATCGCCGCCCAACAGGCGGGCCTCGACCTGATCGAACTCGATCTGCATCTGAGCAAGGACGGCGCCCTCGTCGTCATGCACGACGCCGAAGTGGACCGTACGACCGACGGGTCGGGGCCGATCGCCGAGAAGACACTCAGCGAGCTGCGCGCGCTGGACGCGGGGCGCGGTGAGCGCGTTCCCGTCTTCGAGGAGGTGCTTGACGCCATCCCGACGCCGATCCAGGCCGAGATCAAGGACGTGGCGGCGGCACGGGCTCTGGCCGAGGTCATGCACCGGCGGGACCTGGTCGGACGGGTCGAGGTGTCCTCGTTCCACGACGAGGCGGTCGACGAGATCACCCGGCTGGTGCCCGGCGTCCGCACCGCGCTGATCGCCAGCCGGTACGGCACCGACGTCGTGGACCGCGCCGTGGACGTCGGCGCCGCGACCGTCTGTCTCAACATCCGCCGGCTGACCCTGGAGGTCGTCGAACACGCCCGCAAGGCCGACCTGCGGATCATCGGCTGGGTGGTGAACACCCAGGACCAGCTGCGGCTGGTGCGCGCCCTGCAACTGGACGGCGCGACCACCGACTATCCCGAGATCAAGCGCACCGGCCGCTTCACCGCGTGA